From the Carassius auratus strain Wakin unplaced genomic scaffold, ASM336829v1 scaf_tig00057874, whole genome shotgun sequence genome, the window tatatatacacacatacatacatacatatatatatttatatatatcctATTTTCTACTAAACAAAAAACTGCTGCAATGAAAATGAAGGACGTTGCtagtcccattggggacgttgtagTGACGTGGCcagctggtcttcagataacttttaatattgcACTatttgtactattattattaagatatcaCTTgacttgtcaagtcaagtcacctttattgatattgagctttaaacaaaatacattgcgtcaaagcaactgaacaacattcattaggaaaacagtgtgttccACAGTGTTATATTTCTGAGAGCTGGAGGAGTCTCGAGGAAGATCTTCAGTTGCTTCTGCTGGTTTATGAGGATGTTGCTGTAGTTATATttgcagatcacacacacacacacacacacacacacacacacacacactcactcaatcatgcacacacagagagagagagagagaaagtggacacacacagagagagaaacacacacacacacacacacacacacacacacactcactcattcatgcacacacagagagagagagaaagtggacacacacagagagagagacacacacacacactcactcattcatgcacacacacagagagagagaaagtggacacacacagagaaagaaacacacacacacactcactcattcatgcacacacagagagagagagaaagtggacacacacagagagagacacacacacacacactcactcattcatgcacacacagagagagagagaaagtggacacacacagagagagacacacacacacacactcactcattcatgcacacacacagagagagagagaaagtggacacacacagagagagacacacacacacacactcactcattcatgcacacacacagagagagagaaagtggacacacacagagagagacacacacacacacaccagagatggggactcgagtttgagactcggactcgagtgcgacttaagtcgcacaaacagtgacttcagactcgacttgagactcgtcctcgaaagacttcagactcgactcggactcgagctccgggactcgtgaacaatgttaatttttagtaaacgtcagatgagctcgctgttagagttgtgacgttcgcgaacgaaccgattcttttgaacggctcataaacatgaacgatgggagccgagtcacggctggaggggagccgttctttctgtcgctctttttccTATGCGCGTTTCAGAGCgcgtttcacacagatgcacacaaatgagctcctccgcgagacagaacagttataggggaggggcgcacccagcgcaggacaaccctttatagcgtgatgatattagttattagttgtgcacgcatccttcacgtgagtactacttcagtggaaaaaaacctgcgtgcctctgtcattgggtaggagcagAGCATTGACGTtttgcacagacattcattgcagcccactttgttattgttcattgacttgaaggggctgatgtcctatttgcaaagtttacagtagtaatagtatgtagacatttccattttatttattctaattttatctactttaaatatttttggttctctatcaaaatgttcttgtgtgataacaatgttcggtaacactttagaataaggttccattagttaatgttagttaatgtattaattaacatgaacaaacaatgaataatacatttattactgtatttattcatcttcgttaatgttagttaatgaaaatacagttattcattgtaagttcatggtaattcacagtgcattaactaatgttaacaagcacaacttttgatttaaataatgcatttagtaaatgttgaaattaacatgaactaagacttataaatgctgtagaaggattgtacttgcttagttcatgttaacgaaagtagttaactaacattaactaatggaaccttattctaaagtgttacccaatgttcttgtgtggaagtgtttgtagtaaaagctgttttgcacagaaattcattgcagccagctttgtttttgatgtttatttgtgagtaggtattgtatgaataacataagtcagcatagttttgttcattcttaagccagacaagaggtgtgcagctatacagccaggacagacagaaggccattactgaatccatacatgcaaaatacagatattaacttaaaagtaaagcattcttggtgtttttgtcatgttgcaatagcctgtttacactgatatataccaaaatcaaagttgatattgtatgctaatagatagagttgtcataataacatattacatgctttgaattccttatatatagctatgcagtgttctaaggcagcttggatgggtcgctgtacgtgatgcaacatttattataaccagagacttaatataataaagagacttgagacttgacttggactcgagctcagagacttgagacttgacttggactctagctcagagacttgtgagcatctctgacacacacacacacacacacacacacacactcattcatgcacacacacacacgtccactAATCCATATATATTGCGTGCAATTCCCTATatcttatattaaatatttggaatatctATTTTCATATTGGATTAGGTTCTTTGATAAAGTTACAATACGAAAGTGAAGCAACATAACAGCGCGATGTCCCTGATGCGCGGTCGTCTTATATCGTCTCATAACTTGTGGTACcaagaaattttactttatttgcaggGCAGGCCAATTAGTTTTACAAAAGCAGGACCCGCAGGCTGGAAAAAACCTGACCTGCGCAtcagtaatacacacacacacacacacacacacatgcatggagAGCAAACTCAGGTGTGTTGTTCAAGTAAACTGAAGAAAGACTCTGTCTCTGAGCTCACATGAAGCAGGAGCAACTCTAGAACACTAGACGTGGAGCTGAGACAGATGAGAGTCTGTCTGTGGTGTCTGCTCCAGCTCTCTGCTCCAGACGCTCCTCTGAAGATCTGTGTCCATCTCTGAGCAGGAGAGAACCCAGCTCCAGCACGTCCTGATGACAGACCGGCCGTCTCTCAGCACCTGTCTGCTTCTCCAGGACAAACATCCTTCAGTCAATACACAACTGGAGATGCAAAATGACCTGATAaaagtcttgttttctaaaaCAACAAATATCTGCCTGTGGGTTCAAAAagataaacttaatttaaagggaaaACAAGACTATTTTTCTGACTAAAtggacagatatttgttcttgttttaaccaTGAAGTTAAACCAGAACATCACTGTTCAGAAGAGCAGAGAGTGTGTCTCGCTCGTGTCTCGAGATCAGGGGACTGAGGTTTACCTGCCTCCATCAGCagcacacaacacaaacacacaggtgaGTGATGGATGATTGACAGCTATCAGGGAGGCCAGCTGTGTCTCTGCCCCGCCCACTGACCGCATAAGGTATAGGAGGCGTGGCCTGCGTCCTCGGTGTGTTGCTGTGGAGAGCTGACGGTCGCCTCATCTCTGAAAAACACTAAAAGCTAAGAACTTATCTGTCTGTTCTTCAACCACACAAAACAACCTACAGGTTTTTGAATTGGGATTTAAAAAGAACGCGACATAAGAAAGCTTTTTTTGCGCAgtgatttctccaaatctctgcTTTCCTGATGATCGACTGTTGATCTGTCGTGAACGCGCACACCAGCACGCGCGAACAACAGCAGCGCGTTCACGATCACAAAACATCCATCGATTCCTAAATCCATTTTCAAACGTAAAACGTTTAATCACAAGCACGAGGCGATTAAATGATCTTCCCGCACGATTAATAAACGAGCAACCCGAACGACTCATTAGGAGACTTAAATTCGTGTTGTTTTCTTCGCATCCATGTCACCATGTCCTTAAACGCTGTAAATAACGGTAGATTCGTATGTATATACCCCATGAGTGAACTAGAAGAAACGAGCATTTCGCCGTGTTTTCTCATTTCCGTTTTGCACAACTTTTCCGAAGTTTGGAAACTGCTGGAAACCCCGCCCCCGCGCCGCTGATTGGCTCAATTAACAACATTCCTCAGGCGATGCCGCGCTGTGATTGGCTGCAAACCCTGCCAAACAAAAGAAACAGTACGGCGGTCAGCAGGAGAACGCGCGTGAGTCGCGCTCGTTAAAGCTGGCTGTTCGCGCATCAACCGTGAGTTTGAGATGCGCTTTAACGCCTCATCGGACTCGTGCGTGGAAGATGTGCTGATTGAGCCGCCAGAGTCCCGGGACGCGATGTGGGGTCCGATAACGGGTGCCGCGGTGTCCGGTGCGAGTCTCGCGCTCCTCACAGCCGCGCTGCTCTACGCGTGTCACCGGAAACGGCTGTTCAGTATCGCTGCGCCGGTGAGAGCCGCTAATAAAAGGGTTAATATTATTAATCGCTCGGTTAGTCGCGTTGTACTGCTCTACTGTTCACAAATGAGTTCAGAACTGCATGTCATGTAAACTTAACAGACATCTGTTGTTTTCACAGTAATAACCCGTTATGACTACAAActaaaccttaaaataaacttaaaaagtgTTGGTATTAATTCTTAGTTATTTGTAACTTTGAggacattttttgtataatgCTGTATTCAACACTGATCGAGTCAAGCAGATTTACAGAGTCcaacaggaaaatagtttttcAATAATACAAGACAGTAATAACAGAGCCATTTAATCAGCTGAAGTCAGTTCAgagatgtcatcatccagttcaggtttcttcaatagtgtctgtgcattcagtCAAGCGTCCTCAACTaaacaaaactccatcggtgacagaatggagaaaaaaaccttgggagaaaccaggctcagttggggtcagttctcctctgaccagacgaaaccagtagttcaattccagactgcagcaaagtcagattgtgcagaagaatcatctgtttcctgtggtcagtgaaagctaacaccatgtttcctgatgatatctcccaagggtaaacatgtaaagcatgaagagtagtggccctagtactgagccttgaggtactccatactgcacttgttatTGATATGATACATTTCCATTCACTGCTACCAATAGATGACGaccatataagtatgatttaaaccatgacAATGCAGTTCTACTAGTGCCAACATAATTTTGTTGTCTACTCTGGTATATTATGGTCTGTTGGTTGGTGATGCTGAGACTTGTGTTGAAGGGGTGTGAAGGTCTGCGGAGGCGTCTGGAGGAGTTTGAGGAGGAGAGCGACTGTGACAGCAGGAGAACACTAGCGGAGACAGAACCTGCTGAAGGAGCCGTACGTATCACAAACCCTAACCCTACATGATGTAGAAAACATGATAAATGTGCATCTTCACTCGCTCACTGTGTgtctgccagagagagagagatagcagaGTAAATGCACACGTCACATACCTACTATCCGTACAAAGTCAATAAGTCGTTAACTGTAGTTACcaggacatcagtaatgtgtcatattacttttaattaattagaaaacTAGCTTGTGTCACCAGACTCTCACCTCATTCTTGAACTTTACCAAGTACTAAATACAGTCAAATCTTCTTCATTCCTATTTTCCTTCATTCATACAATACAgcttgtttcaaagcagcttcacagtaatagaAATAGTGTCATTAGGAAAGTCAAGGAAGTCAAAGGTGACCGTGACAAGGAACCCAGACTATGATGTTTGTATTTactcctgcagagtttaactcgCTCCAGCTCCAGATTCTAGCACAAACCTTCCTCGTCCGCTTGACAGAATGAAGCTTATGAGAGATGTTCACGAGTTCTTGTCTGAAAGTGTAGTCCAGCCAGatcaaatatacacacacaacaagacAGACATAATTATAGGGAAATTGAAACAATCAACCTATTAAAAAAGGACAACATGGAAATGTTACTGCCTAGTCTGTTTGTTTGCAGCATTATCATTTGAGTAAAGACGGATCTTATATTGATCTTCTATCAGGAGCGGCGTCAGTCGGCGCTGAACAGTGATGTGGCGGCGTTTGCTCTGAAGGCGAGGGTCGTGTATCCCATCAACCAGAGATACAGAGTGAGTCCTGATCTCAGTCAGTCAGAGCTTCAGTGCTGACTcgttattaatgtgtgtgtgtgtgtgtgtgtgtgtgtttgatgaatGTTAGCCGCTAGCAGACGGAGCCTCCAACCCTTCCCTGCACGAGCCGCCCAAGCGCCAGGCCCCGCCCAGCCAGGACTCCGCCTCCTCGCTGGGGGACGATTGGGCTGAGCAAAGAgagagaagatgatgatgatgatgatgatgatgaaagcaGTCAGTTTGTCTCCTGCGGCCCCTCGTCTAAAACACACACCAGTCATGTGTTCAGGAGAGTCCGGCACTACCCACAAACCCTGTGTCACTCAcggtctgacacacacacacacacacacacacacacacacacacacactcactctctcacacactcactctcacacacacacacactcactcactcactcacttactcactcactctctctctcacacacacacacacacatacacacactcactctcacatgctcactctcacacacacacactcacatgctcactctcacacacacacactcactcactcactctctcacacacacacacacacacacacactcactcactcactcactcactctctctctctctctctctcacacacacacacacacacacacacttcatcagtTATAGTCTCCAGGTGAGAAGCACGGGGGGGGGGCACATATGTGCTCTGAATGTGAGAAGTGACTTACACCGTGTCCGAGCTAAACACTGTCACGAGACGCTGTGAAAGTGTATCTTTTCCATGTTAATCTGAGTTTTTGTCTTGATCAGCTGTGACAGTGAACTCTATATTTTAGAAGCGGTTTCTATTTTCTGAGCATGGACACGGCGTTACAAACGAGAAGCGGTTCAAACATCTTCCAGTCGTACAGCGGTACAAGATTCAGTGTGAATAGTGAAAGCTGTTGTCCCTCCTCGTGTACAGAGCAGAAGAGCAGCAGTGGAGGTGTATTCCCAGACTGATatcagtgtgtgtttgcagggtgaGTCTGCTGTGTTTGACTCTACAGGAACTACATCTGCACACGGcacagctacagcagcagaagtaCAGGGTACGACACACAGCTCTCTGAACATCATACACTGCTGCATTAGAGTGAACACTCCTGATGAATGAAGAGAATAACCAGAGAATGACATTAGGTGACATGTAAACCAGATGTAAACCAGACTTGAGCTTAGTTTGTAGTGGCATAGAAGGTGATCCAGATGTGCCTGTATAAGTCAGTGTGTTTGGTGACTCATTACTGCTGTCCTCAGATGTTCCTGCAGCTTCTGCGAGTGTTGTTGAGTGACAGAGAGCGTGCAGACATCattcatcatcagcagcagcaggtgAGACTCACACGAGGAGAGCCACGCATCACACTCACTCTGCTGAACCTGTTCAATGTCCTGCAGGAGGTGGAGCTTCTGATGAGGGGCGTGTCTGTGGACGAGGGGGCGGAGACTGACGCGGTCATGTGCTCTATAGAGGAAGTGGAGAAAACAGGACGAGAGCAGCTGGAGCGTTCACTGCAGATGGTAAACACTGTTCATGGTTTAACAGCAAAGTCTGGTGAATGAGTTAGgccacactcattcactctcatTAGTGTTACTGAAGAGCTGAAGACTGTGTCTGTGACtccatcttcacacacacacacctgtgtgttCAGGCTGTGAGTTTTGCGAAGCAGCTGGAGCAGCTCGGACAGACTCTCCACCGCACGTTTTCCAGTGACGTCTCAGAGGAAGTGATGCGTAACGTGATCGGGTGCCTGCGATCGATGGAGGACATTGTGTCTGAGGTTCAGGGGTCAGTTCTGAAGGTGAGGATCACACGCTGCAGTCGTCACGCTCGCACCGCTGACCTCAGACTAACACCGCTGTGTGACAGATGCTGTTGGACCGGTTTGAGTGCTGGCAGGAAGTGTCCGATGGCCTGAGAGAGAAGACTGCGCTCCTGAAACGGGAGGCGGAGCTTATGCTGAAAGTCACCAGCCAATCAGTGCAGGAGCTGAGAGCTGATGGACAGCTGGAGAAACAGAGTCTCAGTGACGTGGAGACTGCAGTTAATGAAGCTCTGGAGCAGAGCACTGACGGTACTGACACATGACCAACATCACCATGTGCTCTGAACTCTCCTGCCtcacccctgtgtgtgtgtgtgtgtgtgtgtgtgtgtgtgcgcgtgtgtgtagAGATCAGACGTCAGACGGAGGAGCTCGCTCTGGATCGCTGTGAGAAGGCctgtgtgaggaggaggaggatgatgaaggcTCAGAGCTCTGAGTGGAGTCCTGtgtcagacacacagacagacgctcGTCTCATGATGAAGGTGAGAGACAGACCGTCtcactctctcaatctctctctgtctctcagttcGGTTCAGGTGAGCTTTACTGAGCATGAACAGTTAGACAGGCATCAAGATAACTCAAGAGGAAAGAACTTACTAACCAGTCTTTAATCTATAGAAAAACTTGATTTTGTTCATTAGTGCTGCTTCGATCTGCCAATCAAGGATGATTCTTCCTGGGTTAGTTTTCCAAATTCTTTAACCGTTGTGTGTCTGGAGACTGATCCAGAGCCATCCTGAGGAAGTGTATCTGTCAGAGGATTGAAAAACACCTCAAGTCTTCAGATCCCCGGTGTCACAGATTATTATCAGTCTGTCCCTGTCCCCACCAGCTCCAGAACCCCCCCATGCTGCCAGTACAGAAGCGCTCCACTGCCTCGGTCCCTGACCTCTTCTGTCCTGTGCTCTCACCCGaatcattgccaagtgctttgagaagCAAACCCTGTCTCCCTGCTACACTACACCGTTCCTGTTTGCCTTTCACCGCACTAGATCAACAGCGGACGCCATCTCACCTCGCTCACctgggtctcatttataaacctTGCATACGCACAGATACtgtgtaaatatatacacaccGTACGGACATTATAAACCATGCATACAAACACTTTTTCATGAAGTAAACAACGACTTTAAACTCTGTTTTCATGTCGAtctacacatttacattaaatattccactAGTATTAAAAGAGATTAACACTGAAATTACATCATTTTACGAACAACATAATTGCATAAtttcattaacaataaacaattttcctgtgacatgttatttttattaaagtgagGAGTGCTATAGGTGCACAATAATTAATCTTCCAACTAAACTACAGACCACATGTTATGATAAATATATTAGATGATGAACACTTACTGTGATATTACGCCGCTGCTGGATTACTGTAGAAGCAGCTGCACGGAGGAGTTAATGTGTGTGAAGTCATCTCTACTACAGTATGAAATATTCCACTATATCTGAAGGACATATCTAGGAGAAAACTGtaagatttgcatgtttcttcTTTACAATACTTTATCAGTGACGCGCCGAATCAGACAATACACTGCAATAAATGTGTGTTTATCTGTTTCCCCTAAAATAGCTCAAATATGTTTATCTTATCAGCAACAtacatttaacttaaaataatctaaattctATTTGGCCAGTGTAAaagaattaaatcattttaaaatatctgaGAATTCTCTAAAACCATTTTTAAtggatattttcatatatttattctaaaacacaGCAGGGATAGTATTTCCCTCTGTCTCTGTGTTAAACATGGTGTCACGtgtaaatgatatgcagatgaggttatgaaTATTAAAACAAGGCGTggtaagctccatatatggtgattCTGGGAGGAGTCGAGTGGAGATGTACACAATCTTCCCCTGACTGGGATCTATGAAGAGATTTTTCACAGGTTCTGGCCTGCGCATGGTTTTATATATCTGAAAACTTTTGGGCACACGCcaaatctagcttttgtgcctatGTAAAATTTTAAGATGAAATCTacagagagttttataaatgagacccctggaCAGTCAAAATACACACGTGAGAATGCTGTTCACCTCGGTGTGCATTATTTATCCAATAATTCAATGTTCccaattattccttacttaagAAAGTTCACCTGAGTCCCAGGGTCCTTGCTGAATTCTgccgctgtaccattgagagcatctCAGTGTGGTCCAGCAATCACTCCGTATCTAATTCtataaatatcattgcactactgtcattttgcatataatacattgttcaacaatatatttgcacaaatgtattgttttatttgtataaatgtttttattagcaCTGTTCTCACgatcctgctattcataatgtatatatataatccttcattgctctgttcataatgtcatacaatccctacattgcattcttatttatattctttatatactctgatcaatactgtacactgtacattctgtatatcatagcttcacttactctgcacttatatgtatataaaacactgtattcttgcacttctggttagatgctaactgcattcattagctctgtacttgttcTCTGCAGAATGACAAtgaagttgaatctaatctaaactaATGGAATAGTTGAGCTGTTGGTGTAGTGCACGGGTCAGTCTCTGTCGTCTCCTGTGAGAGTGTGATGCTGATCTTCTGTCTGCAGGTGTTTGAGGAGCTTCAGATCAGACACTGGCATCAGAGACGAGACTTTGAGCTGCAGCAGGACACAAGGATCAGTGACGCTCTGTGTGAACGGTGGacggtcagtgtgtgtgtgtgtgtgtgtgtgtgtgtgtgtgtgtgtgtttataaccATGTGACGTGTGTATCAGTAGTGTGTGTTATTGTCACACAGAGCTTGTGTAGTAAGTGCAGCAGACGCGTCGCTGATTTGTGCTCAGAGTTTGTCCTGAGCGTCACCGCTGGCTCCGCCCCCTCCACAGTCCAGGCCCAATCAGTGCTGCAGAGCATGAAGCTCACCGTGGCCAATCAGATGCAGCAAGAGAAAGACACGCCCACACACACCTGCGCACACTCCGAGAGCAGCTGCAGCGACGCAGACAGGTGATGCATTACACCAGTCACATGCAGAATACTGACGAGCATTATGGGATGTGTGAAGAGCATTATGGGATGTGTTGAAGAGCATTATGGGATGCTGCAGGTGTGGATGGAGGATGAGGCTTTGACTCGCGCATGTCTGGATCACTTTGGAGAACAGCAGCGCGAGGTTGTCACGGCAACGGTTTCCAGGTGTTCAGATATGCAGATGAGGTGAGTCTGTGATGCAcacgatttcaaaataaaagtttccgCCTGGTGCCAAATATCACTATTCTATGGATTTAACCATCGTTTAGTCGCGCTGTAAAGTGAAGCGTCGTCAGGCCGGTGGCGCCCCCTGCAGGTTTGTGTTATAACACATAATGTTCTTAAATTGGTAATGTTCATAAAATGTATAggcatattacattatatattttaacagtgGTGGTTCaataaaactgttattatttgttttttgtattttatttcagtcaattattattgcctcatctaaatgtgtgtgtgtgtgtgtgtgtgtgtgtgtgtgtgtgtgtgtgtgtgtgtgtatatatatatatatatatatagtcatactGAAGCCTTGTTTTCACTCAGGCCTGTTTGTGTTACAAAAAATAATCCGATTACTCCATTGTCAAGATAATCAGTAGATTATCTTGATCATCATTTACCAAGAGTATGATccagctttcattcttcaggtcaaccatatattcatataatatcagtttgaataaagaaag encodes:
- the LOC113090688 gene encoding uncharacterized protein LOC113090688, which codes for MFLQLLRVLLSDRERADIIHHQQQQEVELLMRGVSVDEGAETDAVMCSIEEVEKTGREQLERSLQMAVSFAKQLEQLGQTLHRTFSSDVSEEVMRNVIGCLRSMEDIVSEVQGSVLKMLLDRFECWQEVSDGLREKTALLKREAELMLKVTSQSVQELRADGQLEKQSLSDVETAVNEALEQSTDEIRRQTEELALDRCEKACVRRRRMMKAQSSEWSPVSDTQTDARLMMKVFEELQIRHWHQRRDFELQQDTRISDALCERWTSLCSKCSRRVADLCSEFVLSVTAGSAPSTVQAQSVLQSMKLTVANQMQQEKDTPTHTCAHSESSCSDADRCGWRMRL